The Sus scrofa isolate TJ Tabasco breed Duroc unplaced genomic scaffold, Sscrofa11.1 Contig51, whole genome shotgun sequence genome contains a region encoding:
- the LOC110255184 gene encoding pro-opiomelanocortin-like: MEHFCWGKPVGKKWRPVKVYPNGAEDELAKAFPCKFRRELVWALPEPAQDPEASAVGMATWAKLEYGLVAEAEAAEKRDEGPYKMEHFHWGNPPKDKCYCGFMTSKKSQMPLVMLFKNAIIKNTHKKGQ, translated from the coding sequence ATGGAGCACTTCTGCTGGGGCAAGCCTGTGGGCAAGAAGTGGCGCCCGGTGAAGGTGTACCCCAACGGTGCTGAGGACGAGTTGGCCAAGGCCTTCCCATGCAAGTTCAGGAGGGAGCTGGTCTGGGCACTGCCTGAGCCAGCACAGGACCCTGAGGCCTCGGCTGTGGGCATGGCAACCTGGGCCAAGCTGGAGTATGGGCTGGTGGCCGAGGCTGAGGCGGCTGAGAAGAGGGACGAAGGGCCCTATAAGATGGAGCACTTCCACTGGGGCAACCCACCCAAGGACAAGTGCTACTGCGGCTTCATGACCTCCAAGAAGAGCCAGATGCCCCTGGTCATGCTGTTCAAAAATGCCATCATCAAGAACACCCACAAGAAGGGCCAGTGA